The window GAAACTTCAGGCGTATATTCGCAACCTCGAACACCCTAAGTATGATCCATTGCAGGCTCTAAGATCAAGGGAACAAATAGCTTTAATTTCTGCAACTGGGTTAGATAGAAAAAACTCAGAACTGAACCTGTTGCAGGTTTATTGCTCGCTGGATGGAAGGAACTGGGGAAGGGGAACATAGGGTATGAATCTGATTCCAATTTCAGGTCCAATCGGCCTCTGTTGATGAATCAAGGAAGCCTACCTGAACCTGTTAGTGTCGCCCAGAATAGGGTTTCAGCAGTTACAATAaagaaaggaggaaggaagagaagggagcAGGGGGAGTTATTGCACAgaagaaggggggaaggggattCTTGCAGAGGAGGAGAGAATaaggaagaaagggggggggggggggaagacagCCACGCAGGGTCTCTCTAgatcaattcattcttcattcatCAACTAAAATTACTGTGGCCCATGGCCTTACATAAGTAGGAGAAGagttactaaaaaaaagaagtgcCAACTAGGAAATTAATCTAACATAAAAGAAACTTCctgatttaaaatataataaaatagaaacacaataaaactaaaattggaaagttctacttacctaatagctactccaaaataacctaaaataaaagataacaaatattctcaaataaaataaaatcctagaatattctaatgatcttgaacccaaatcagtaacttgcaacccaaattgaatttgagtcttGATCTGGGTTCTGGAGtgggtttgggtcgatccatcgaaGTGCTGCTACATCAACTCCCCTGTTGTTTAGAAAAACTCGGCCACGAGTTTTATAGGAGGAGAGAATTAACGCCACTCGATCAGCATCTTCGATTAATGGCTTCAATGGGGTAAAGATCCAACGCACCTCATGATCAACGGTCACGATTTTCTGATGGTTGTCAACAAATGATATGATTTTGATCAGAATCGGATGGTGGGGCTTCACAAATGTGATTGGGCCATCAATCAGTTCTTCGGAAGCATCCTTCATTGGGTCGTCCTGTTCATCTTCAACATCGACAGAAAAGCTTGATGTAATGGTCTCTAGATGGGGGCACGGTTCTCGAGATGTCGTCACAATGTCATGAGTAACATGACCTTGCTGTCCGCTGGGTTTCCGAATACGTGACCTAGGGCATCAAGTCTTGTGTTAATGTCCTGGAGGGTAACAACTTGTGTTTCCCTTTCTATCTTACTAGCAACCaattcttcttgaaaagctcTAGCCATCTTCaacattttttcattttgtcgAAGTAACCGAGTCCACAGTTCAGATGCGGGGGTGGTGTAAGCAACCATTGGAGTAAATAAATTAATAGAAAatacgctctgataccaaatgatgCGGGGCCGGTGGGCCCCAAAGGATCCAAGAGGGATGGCTGTGGGCCCACTTAAGGATTTAAGCACTTAAGACTGTGATTAAGGGGCAAATAGTAAATATGTTGATGTTTACAATCGAGTGGCAATCCTGTAAATAGATTGAAGATCATAAGggtggcagacttgtaatttGTTAGAACATCAAGACATAATCACTGGTTTACAGAGTTCTAGTAGAAAAGGTAAATTAGGAATTAGATGTAAAAATAGGACAATGAAGAATATGGGAGGAAGGGAAGGGATATTGAAGGAAattaagaaataagaaagagggGATTAGAGAAATTGTGAGAAGAAAaggttgtcttcttcctcacgaCAGAAGAGGAGAAACGGTTGAGCAGAGAAACAAGAGGAGAGAACTTCAATACCTATCGGTTGGGTCTGAAACTTCAGGCGTATATTCGCAACCTCGAATACCCTGAGTATGATCCATTGCAGGCTCTAAGATCAAGGGAACAAATAGCTTTAATTTCTGCAATTGGGTTAGACGAAAAAACTCAGAACTGAACCTGTTGCAGGTTTATTGCTCACTGGATGGAAGGAACTGGGGAAAGGGAACATAGGGTATGAATCTGATTCCAATTTCAGGTCCAATTGGCCTCTGTGGATGAATCGAGGAAGCCTACCTGAATCTGTTAGTGTTGCCCAGAACAGGGTTTCAGCAGTTACAATAaagaaaggaggaaggaagagaagaaagggggcAGGGGGAGTTATTGCACagaagaaagggggaaggggattcTCGCAGAGGAGGAGAGAATAAGGGNNNNNNNNNNNNNNNNNNNNGGGGGGGGGGCGAGGGAGAAGACAGCCATGCAGGGTCTCTCtaaatcaattcattcttcattcatCAACAAAAATTACTGTGGCCCATGGCCTTACATAAGTAGGAGAAGAGTGACTAAAAAGGAGAATTGCCAACTAGGAAATTAATCTAACATAAAAGAAACTTCCTAATTTAAaatctaataaaatagaaacacaataaaactaaaattggaaaGTTTTACTAACCTAATAGCTACTccaaaataacctaaaataaaagataacaaatattctcaaataaaataaaatcctagaatattctaatgatcttgaacccaaatcagtaacttggaacccaaattggatatgggtcttggtccgggttctgGCGCGGGTTTGGGTCAATCCATCAGAGCGCTGCTGCATCACCGTTGTTGTCGAGGCATATCTATCAATGCATGAGGCAACATCCGAAACATATACTCTCCTTGTCTCACTTTGATGGTGTTCTGTATACTAACCTTAAGCTGCCATGGTCTTCCTACGAGATGCACAGTTGCCATGTTGACTGATCTAAGATCCCCATTAGCAAGTTCTAACCAGTTCTCTGTATTCAGCTCACTGATGTACCTGAATACCCATTGCTGATCCGTATCCTAGAGTCTGCATATGGAGAATAATTTGTGGAActccatggttttaggtattcaCATTTTTACTGCCTTGATGGAAGTTGACCATCTTGTGGAAGAGCACCTTCTCAAGCTTAAGAGGGACAAATTTCTCCTTTAATATCTGCTTCATAACCTCCCAATTAGTGACAGGAGAGGTTGCACACCACAGGAGAGAGTTTGCAATAGAGCCTCACAGAACAAGGATTGAGATGATTGCCATCAATGATCATCTGAGATCTAATTCCATATGATTATATCTGAAAAAGGAAACCAGCGATAACAATGGaagcaagagagaagagagtagaGACTGCCGCTAGTTGGATTGACAGTCCTTAAATCTAATTGGCTGTCCCTATATATCTCAATTGATTACAGTACCACAAGGACTGAATAGTTGTCATGTAGTAGAAAACTTGATAGGAAACTAACACATGACCTATACTAACTAGAAACATAATAGACATTGACGATACTGACTAGAAGCATAATAAAACTAAACTAATGACTACTGCAAATACTGACAATAATACCCCTGTGGTATATTACGAACATATTAACAGTAGAATTATGTagagaaaaaaaacctaatcTTAAATCTTGAAAAGTATGACCTTTGCTCATTTGTGGGCCTGTAAAGCATTTTAGACTTCCGTAACTTCTAATGGTACTTATGAGATGACAATATACACTATTGCATAAAGCTTTCTGACATATTCCTACTATTGTCACATTGTTTTTTATGTTCTCTAAATGACTCTCATATGTCGCCACTTGATATTGGAAGCGGCTGCATCTTTTATAATATAGGAAAGGGGAAAACATGAACTGGCTTCCATTTGATGCCTTATAATTGTTGGATCAAATTTTTAATCAGCAGTGCACAATTTCTGGTCTGTTCTGTGGATGTTTTATAATGCAGGTTGTCGAAGTTTCCACCTCCAAAACTGGCAAGCATGGTCATGCCAAGTGTCACTTTGTGGGGATTGATATCTTCAATGGAAAGAAGCTTGAAGATATTGTGCCTTCGTCCCACAACTGTGATGTATAAAGCTTcctgataatttttttttattgaattatttTCTTGTCCCCCTTCCCCCATGGGGTGGGGGGTTATTTTGGTAACTAGCTTTTGTGGATAGTGGTGTAGAAGTTGAATGGctgtttaattgtttttttctcttgcaGGTTCCCCATGTTAATCGTACAGACTATCAGCTGATTGATATCTCTGAAGATGGTTTTGTAAGTTGCTTTGTTGAGTTTTGTGGTCTGATTTTGGGTCATCGGTTAGTTTGGGAATCCAATTGATTTGGCATTCGCTGTAGGTGAGCCTTTTGACTGAAAATGGTAATACCAAGGATGATCTGAGGCTTCCAACTGATGATAATCTGCTCACCCAGGTGTGTAGCATTTCTCATCgtctttttttttgtctgagtTTGTGTTTTTATAATAGACATGAGAGGTTGGGTGATCCtgtgagttgattttctttattttggtgTTGTGTAGATCAAAGATGGCTTTGCTGAAGGAAAGGATCTTGTGGTTACGGTCATGTCGGCGATGGGGGAAGAGCAGATCTGCACCCTCAAAGACATTGGCCCCAAAAATTAAGTTCTATAACATTATAAAGCTATAGACTAGAGAAACTGTTTCATCTTTCACCAGTGAGAGTTTTGCGCGCTGTGTCGTGCAACTCATAAGCTACTAAGATGATCTGGGAGTATATAGTTTATAAAAGACTTGTTTTCATGTATCTACCTTATATGGTTTTTCGCATATTTCACATTTCCTTATTGGGTGCCATTTTCATCGTTTAATCTTTCTATTTGAAGCAGGATTGCCTCATGGTGCTTTGTTTGAGGCAGTTGGGATGGGGTTGGTCTAgcccattttctttctttggtacaAGCTAAAATGGGGCTGTTAATAGGTTGTTAGAATTGTATATGGGATATGTTACAGTTTGATTACAAATCTAACTTAGGGGTCAACTCGAACATGTGCCTATTCCCTAATCGTGCATTGTTGTTAATCCTGTTCACCTTGAATGATTTTGAGTTTTCAATGAGTCACTTCTGGTTGGTAATAGATCTGATCTAGTCTTTGGTTATGTTCTTGATTTCTGACATCTGATTCGTATCTTTGgatttgatgttgattttgagAATCTGGGATTCTGAGGGGTTTTATGATCACCTATGAGTGTTCTGAAAattgtgtaattttttcatgGTGAGAGAATGCTACCCCGATATTACATGTACACACCAGCGACTGTGGCCAAGGGGAGGCTGCACATGAGCATCTTCAGCACGGGGCAGCACCTTTTTTTGTACCTGCTGTGTCTTGGTGTAGATATACCTTATTAGGCAGCgttctttcttcccttctttgagTAATTACATCTAACGGTTGGAATTGGCCACATAACCCTGTTTATAATCAAAATGAAGCATGACATGAAGAGATACATGCCTGATTGATGCAGATGATCCAAAAGCCTGTGGATAAAATGAGTATAAGTTGCTTGGTCTTTGGTCTGTACCTAGGCCCTATCCTTTTGGGATTGGAGTTGTGCTTATGAACCTCTAGTCCCTAACCCTGCTTAACTACATGATTTATAGATTAGATAGATGTGTGTGGTGTGCTTTACCAAGTTTAGGAATGTCATAGGGACAACAGATCAACTACCTAAATGAGCCCAAGTTTTGATTGGGCCTCAAGGGTTTAAAACTGATATGGTTCTAATTGATTCTGATTTGAATCAACCACACTGAAGAGAAAGACTATTAGAGGAGAAATCTCTTCATACATTAGATAGATGTTTGGGGTCttatatattgaaaaaaaataaaaatgatttggaCAAAAAAGTgtgttttcttcatttttagtGTTTTTTGATGGCCAAAATAATGATAAGAAAATTAGAATTTAGGAAAGAAGATCCTCACACAAATAGTGTAGGTAAGCTTTCTCATGCCTTCTCACATCCTAGCAATGTGGATCTACACTAAAACTCTCTCCTTGACCATATGtgctcattttttttaaaaaaaatcaagaagttcgaactcgagacctcctaatgagcaTGGGTTTAGTTCAAAGGTAATTTTTTGACCTCATTGAGTGTACCTAATGTTCTGTCTTCCTTTTGCATGCCTATTAATGGACTCGAACATATCATTCAATTTGATATTGGAATAATCGGCCAAATCAATATTTTAAATACATGTAATTCGAAAACACTGTTGTGATCTCATCATATGACTGGTACATGGTAACTGAAGTATCTGATTATGTTTTCAACAAATTCACAACAATAGTACTTTCCACCTTCTGCAATTGCAATAATCATTTGTGCCTGATAATCTGATCTTGTCTCCACTCAAGGCTTGACAGTATAAACATCTCTCTTgtctttttcttgattttcctatTTATTACATACAAATAACTTTGAAATGATAGTTTTCTTATCTTATAGACTCTTATGTGCCCATTCTCTTCTGATACTTAATCCCATTCATCCTCcataataattatagaaatcATATGTTTCTTGCTCAGAATTAAATAACATATTGACACAAGGCTTAATTTCAATATCCACACTCACTGGATTTTCTATATTCTTGAATATGCATATGCAAAATAAAAGTTCACATTGTTTGTGaacataaaaattttcaaataaatataataagtaTAGATTATGTTTAACACCAATTGAATTCTATAAAGATCAATTTAATAAATGATGCAACAACTAAATGtcagaaaggaaaaggaaacatTGTGAATCAGCCACAAGTCAAATTTCAgattaaaattttaacaaaTCTAATCTATCGGTTATACCCCCTATATGTCCAATCGTCCCACAAGTAGTTCTATGAAAAATCCCTTATTCTTCAGTTTTGCACATCTGTAAACTTGGATTTGACATACAAAATTTGTACTTTAGGTCATCCTGTAAAGCACAATTTCAAGCCCACCTGACCTTGCTACATGACAGTTATTGCAAGCACGAGACATTAGAGACAAAAACCAAATTTAAGAACGTATGAGAATTTTGAAAAGTAAATAGAAGTTAGACCTTATTCCTTTAGTTTGTGCTCCTTAAGTCTTCATCACCTATCCTCACTTGCTTTTCGCTGttggtcttttcttttctttacttaaaatattttattttacttttttactatttttttttatttccccttttttgtgGGGTGGAGAGGGTAAAAGGTTTCATACTCTTTGGTTCTAATAAATGGCTGATCATTTGtgaaataatgataaaaaaaaaagggtgactGAGCAAGTGAGCACTGCAAAAGTCCCCCTATTTAAATTCCAAAGCAGTTCAATAATGTTGATGATGAAAGCTTCTCAATTCTCCAATCTCAAAAcaaccctcccccccccccccctacaTCTTCTTCCCCCATTTGTCTCTTTCAGTCTTTATCTCCCTCTCATTATAGAAATGGACCCCTATTtgattctcttcctctcttttctgcaccaaattttcattcttttcatcttttaaCAGGGGTATTTTAGCACCAAAAATAACTTTTAACAGGGAAGGGGACTTTTCAAATATCAGAGTCCTTTATCAAGTTTCAACATGAAATCAATGGCAATGAAATTTTAAcacataaataaatgaaaacaataGAGTTTACATTGAAAAATAAGATATGGAGGGGGGGGGGGNNNNNNNNNNNNNNNNNNNNGATGAGTTTTATAATAGagtgttagagcaaacaccaagaaaatacgaaaataaataaacaatagatTCACACAACaaagagatttaacaaggttcacacactggtgtggtgtgctacgttcttagaagaagaagaagatgtttcactatgcagaagagatatTACAACCAAGcaacggcgagaaaactcgccctgaaaccctagctcgaaaaaccccacaaaatacaatgactttctcaacaagacaacagtacatatCTCATTACAACTGTTGCCTCCATTTGCTCAAGGTGGTCTTTCAACCAATGGGTTAGTGGGTCAATAAATTTTGACTTTCTCTGCAAAAAATCATAgaatatggatgatttgattTTCGCTGCTACCGCTAGAACGTTCACATTAGAACATGCAATCACATCTAATGCAACATCGACTAAAGTTCCATTCATTATGGCAAGCTTTCTTTGGGCAAAAATTCAAAAGGTTTATCTAACCTGACCTGGAAAGTTCCTTCCATCCAAAGATTAACTCACCTGAAGGTGTATGGACGCGGGAGTTAGGGCAACTGGTGATTGCTCCTAGTTAAGCACTTGCATTTTCTAATTCAGGGGTTGTGTTCCCATAACAAGATCTCCATGTCACCTTCGTGGGCGTTTCTTCAAAGATTTGCAGGATTGTTCCTGGTTGACCACTTACATGGCCTAATTACTAGTTGCATCATAGgcatttcttctccctcaaaCCATCACGAGTTTTCTTTCTGGAGTCCCACCGGGCGTACCAAAAATTGTTTGGCAATTTTTTTATGAACACACCGTGTATGGTGAAGTGTATGGGTGTGCCAGAGTCTTAAGACTCAACGGAATGTAAttgaataaaatcaaaattctaACCAGGGATAAAATTAGATTCTAATGCCTCGATTTCTCTAAAGACTTTAAAGGAAAAAGAactcaaaatgaaaaaagaagaagaagaagaatagaatccATGTTAATGGAAAATCAATCATGAAAAAACATGGGCTTTCTATGAATGATAACTGAGACTATCATGACAAAAAAACGATAAAGAAAAATACTAATCTAGTTGAAAATATAAAGCaaagactaaaccctaaactccaaaccctaaatcctaaacggTGTTGTTTTGTGGTTGTTCTTGCTGGCAACCCGGCCACGTAGCGGTGATGATGTGActagtttgggtgacatggatggaAATGATGATGTATTAGTGTCTAatgtcactgatgagataacagagccgcatggtatgcatggaatggtttgatacatcctcaGTAGGTGGTGagggtttctaggtcaaaacaggtaaaattgacctatttacgcTCAGGGGcattttcaataataaaaataaaatttttggaagaccGTTTCTTTATggaaaagatagattgtaatttatctagtctagtGCATCTAATTTGTCGCATTCCAATaccgtatgaaaaagttatggaATTTGTAGCAGTCAAGGGCAATTTCAgaattgaaaatgaattttttaaaataaattttctccatgtaacgatacgaCAAAAATCAGATATTTCTAACAGTTCTGATTTTATCGCATTTTGATTCcgtatgaggaagatgcatcattggaaaggtctgggggaattttggtcattttacatGGTTGAGTCAGATGATTAGGTCTTTTGAAAAATTGTAGAGTGTCCAGtcatggttccaacgcacttcgtttcatctcgatcagatatcgtatgaaaaagttacatctATTTCCGTGAAGCTGGTTCAAAATTCCAAACTGAAAAATTCATCAGTTCCTCTCGGTGTTGGGCGGATTttcagattttaattttgaaatttgagggatttttatgtaatttcaaggttttaaaggtctgagttgataagggtGTTTCAGCACTAAAATATGGAGGcaagggcttgattgtaataaaagagAGTATGGAGTTGTAGAATGGAGGGTTCAGATGAAGCCACGTAGGCCTTATTCTCATCTAATGACTGCTGAACTTAGGCGTTGACGCGACGGTTTAGATTCCTGCACAAAGGTCCTTATTGGGAAAAAATGCATCGGACATCATAGTGTGGCGgctcaccatattgagtcttgattgtgtgtagcacatgtgcatagaatctataaagagattctccatatcttgatctgagccaatcatatcacATCAGTTCCGATCTAATGGTCAATATcaatggagctttattaaagttagtcGACAGCGTACAATGAAAAGCACTGCACTAGCCAGTCGCTGATCGACAAGGTGCCTGACGGTGTCAGCACGTACGTCATGATGATGTCATCTTTGACTTTGTAAGATTCAAATATAAtagtttagatctattgtccattggtttaatcggacggcttagaTTATTAGATCTTTTATATAAGATCTATGGTCAGATTTCACCACTGTTGCCCATAGCCGGCATACCCTACGCCAACCtctgaagattccattttgagtgttctggttggtccaacttcaaatggtcatatctccctcatcttaactctgatttgggtgattcaagttggaaatTCTTCAGAATTCCGAGCTTTACACACTAAAGGGAAGATATCAGGAAGAGGGATTGCAGAGGTGATctgaaaaatgagttgaagctcatggaaggctaagggtttgaatgaaagacttccatcctcttgcacttga is drawn from Macadamia integrifolia cultivar HAES 741 chromosome 7, SCU_Mint_v3, whole genome shotgun sequence and contains these coding sequences:
- the LOC122084311 gene encoding eukaryotic translation initiation factor 5A-2-like, giving the protein MSDEEHHFESKADAGASKTYPQQAGTIRKNGYIVIKARPCKVVEVSTSKTGKHGHAKCHFVGIDIFNGKKLEDIVPSSHNCDVPHVNRTDYQLIDISEDGFVSLLTENGNTKDDLRLPTDDNLLTQIKDGFAEGKDLVVTVMSAMGEEQICTLKDIGPKN